In the genome of Paenibacillus pabuli, the window GCTGCCATTTCAAGTTAACTGTACTTTCACTTTGTTTTCCTGTGATCCCAGCTGGAATCGCTGGCATGTTGTCAATCGTCACCGGGTCCACCAACTGTTTGGTAAAAGAGGCCGGTTCCGCTTTACGTGTATAATATGGGTTCAGTTCAGAATAGAAGTCCACGACCTCCCCCGTATCCGCATTAACAACCAAACTTAACTGCCTAACATCATAATTGTATACATCAACCGGTGTAAGCTGACCGAGAACGTTATAGTTCGAAATGGTCCATTGCCCTACTTCCATGCCGGATTGTCTATACGTCATTTCAGTAAAGATCTCGCGAACCTTGCTTAAATCAATTAGAAACGCATTGTCGATCTGTCCAGTATACTTGGAGGTATACGATCCAAAGCTTATATTCGTAATATCACTGGTGAATCCCAAGATGGACTGCCTTCTTGTAAAAGAGTAACCTGTCGTTGAAATGTTGTAGGATCTAACCCAACTGAGATCAACATCTTTCTGGTTTACCTGTAATTTACCGTTGTTATTCGTCATTACATACTGGAAGTCATTACTCGATGAGACAATGCCGTTACTGGCTGCGGCATGTGCCCGGTTCCCCCCGTACACGCCAAACTGCCCGAATACCAGCATCAGCACCAGTAGACGGACGGTCCATAAGTAAAACCCATTTTTTCTTTTTCCTGCAACCACCGTTGTTCTCCCCTTCAAAAGAAATGTTGTGCCACTCCCTGTGCTGTCACCTTTGGTGAACGGCAGAACTATCTATTCTACATGGTAGAATCAATTCCTCTTTTTTACATGTAAAAATATTCTTGTATAGCTTACGCTCATAATTTCGTCAAACAACCAATATATAAATCGTATGTATGTATATCAAAACCCGAAAAATTAATAACGCTATACATACAAGAACACATTTTCCCTTTTCTATATACAAGTATTAAGTAATATCACTATGTAACTTGCGTGTGATCGTCAATTGGATTGCCATCCATTAAGTAAATATGCAAACATTCAGGTCAGGATCTGGCCAAAGTCAGCGTGTAAATTTCGATTGGAATGTTCATCGAATGCCCAGCGTTCAAGATTACCTGTCCACAGGCATCCAAGGTGCTACCGGTTGTGTAGATATCATCGATCATTAGCAAGCGCAAGGGAGAAGTCTGCCAGCTCTGGGTTGTTGATGTGATATGTGAAGAGACTCCTTTTCCAATGGCGTATGAATTTGTTGCTGGCTGTGAATGCATATCCTTCTGCCTGAATTGTGCGCTGGCTTGATAGAGATCAAATATCAACTCCAGTCCATCTGGCTGCATTGCAAAAGCATCCTGCATCGTCTGAATGCGCTCGCCGCGTGTCTTGAAGCTTTGTTTGGTGGTGTTGATCCGGCGCTGCAGCAGATCAACAACTGGTAGGCGAACGGCTGCGGCAAGTCCTGCTGCGAGCCGCTCGGCCTGGTTGAAGCCGCGCTCGGCAAGGCGTTCGTTGCTGACGGGGACGTAGGTCACCGCGTCTGGCCGCCATCGCGGCTTATTGTTTTGGAGCAGCGACTGGCGGTGGTGTGGCGCTGCATCGGGATGAGCCACGGGGGCGGGGGTTTCTTTTGTCAACACAGGGTTGAGTTCTTCACTCATTGCTTGGAATGCTTGAATCATAAGAGCTGTTAACAATGCCGCATAGCGCTCGTGGCCTCTAAATTTGTACATTCCAATCCATTCCTTCATTAGAGCGTTATACTGGACGGCGCTGCGGTTGAAGATGAAAGAACGGTTTTGCATGTGTGGGCGGACACAGTCCGGGCAGCCGATCCCCCG includes:
- a CDS encoding ComF family protein, encoding MQNRSFIFNRSAVQYNALMKEWIGMYKFRGHERYAALLTALMIQAFQAMSEELNPVLTKETPAPVAHPDAAPHHRQSLLQNNKPRWRPDAVTYVPVSNERLAERGFNQAERLAAGLAAAVRLPVVDLLQRRINTTKQSFKTRGERIQTMQDAFAMQPDGLELIFDLYQASAQFRQKDMHSQPATNSYAIGKGVSSHITSTTQSWQTSPLRLLMIDDIYTTGSTLDACGQVILNAGHSMNIPIEIYTLTLARS